One genomic window of Campylobacter fetus subsp. fetus includes the following:
- the ligA gene encoding NAD-dependent DNA ligase LigA has product MDKNDYLKAVDSLNLWAKAYYTDDSPMASDDEYDKLYNAVVQFEKENPDLKLSYSPTNRIGGEILDEFKKISHIEKMWSMEDIFSDSELVAWISRGDKTDCEFFAEPKFDGASLNLLYENGNLISAATRGDGSVGEDVTNNAKVISSVPLQIDYKDKIEIRGEVVITKDDFELINIERSKNSEPPLANPRNAAAGSLRQLDNGIVKQRKLKFYPWGVGENSLKFNKHSQIMDFVRSLGFLHDNFCKVIRGIDELKIAYKELLSVRELKPILMDGMVIRVNDLSKANQLGYTVKFPKFMVAYKFPATEKTARLIDILLQVGRTGVVTPVGLLDGVLIDGAFIKNVTLHNFDEIDRLNLMKNDFVTVIRSGDVIPKITGVFKDRRDGSQSEIIRPKICPECGNELLDEGVFIKCQNLTCKARVVSSIIYFASKKCMNIDGLGDAIVELLYQKNIIKDIADIYRLDELSFIGLEGFKTKKISNLLSAINNSKTPNLDKFIASLGIEHIGEVAAKKIANNYGDRWLELTLEELLALDGFGEAMALSYLEFMRVNLEKIKELLEFITPKMQNLELKTNIFSGKTVVITGTLSRSRDEFKAELESYGAKVSSSVSKKTDFVLYGNEAGSKLEKANELGVRAIDESEYESLK; this is encoded by the coding sequence ATGGATAAAAATGATTATTTAAAAGCAGTCGATAGTTTAAATTTATGGGCAAAGGCTTATTATACCGATGATTCTCCGATGGCGTCAGATGATGAGTATGACAAGCTTTATAACGCCGTAGTTCAGTTTGAAAAAGAAAATCCGGATTTAAAACTCTCTTACTCTCCTACAAATAGAATCGGTGGAGAGATTTTAGATGAGTTTAAGAAGATATCTCATATAGAAAAAATGTGGTCCATGGAGGATATATTTAGTGATAGCGAGCTTGTTGCTTGGATTTCTAGAGGAGATAAAACGGATTGCGAGTTTTTTGCCGAACCTAAATTTGATGGAGCTAGTTTAAATTTACTTTATGAAAACGGAAATCTTATAAGCGCTGCTACAAGAGGCGATGGAAGCGTTGGAGAAGACGTCACGAACAATGCAAAGGTCATAAGCTCAGTACCGTTGCAAATAGACTATAAAGATAAAATAGAAATAAGAGGCGAAGTCGTCATAACAAAAGATGATTTTGAATTGATAAATATTGAGCGTAGCAAAAATTCAGAACCGCCTTTAGCAAATCCGAGAAACGCAGCAGCCGGAAGCCTTAGACAGCTTGATAATGGTATAGTAAAACAGAGAAAACTTAAGTTTTATCCATGGGGAGTCGGAGAGAACTCTTTGAAATTTAATAAACATTCTCAGATTATGGATTTTGTAAGAAGTCTTGGTTTTTTACATGATAATTTTTGTAAAGTGATCAGAGGTATCGACGAGTTAAAAATTGCTTATAAAGAGCTTTTAAGTGTAAGAGAGCTTAAGCCTATTTTGATGGACGGAATGGTAATACGAGTAAATGATTTATCAAAAGCTAATCAGCTTGGTTATACCGTTAAATTTCCAAAATTTATGGTAGCTTATAAATTTCCTGCCACTGAAAAGACTGCAAGATTGATAGATATATTGCTGCAAGTAGGAAGAACAGGAGTCGTAACTCCAGTGGGATTGCTTGATGGAGTTTTGATAGACGGTGCGTTTATAAAAAATGTCACGCTTCATAATTTTGATGAGATAGATAGATTAAATTTAATGAAAAATGACTTTGTTACCGTGATAAGAAGCGGAGATGTCATACCTAAGATTACTGGAGTATTTAAAGATAGAAGAGACGGTAGTCAAAGTGAGATAATTCGCCCGAAAATTTGCCCTGAATGCGGAAACGAGCTTTTAGACGAAGGTGTTTTTATAAAGTGTCAAAATCTAACTTGCAAAGCTAGAGTCGTGAGTTCTATTATCTATTTCGCATCTAAAAAATGTATGAATATAGACGGTCTTGGTGATGCTATAGTAGAGCTTTTATATCAAAAAAATATTATTAAAGATATCGCTGATATTTATAGGCTTGATGAGCTTAGTTTTATAGGTCTTGAGGGATTTAAAACTAAAAAAATTTCAAATTTATTATCGGCTATTAATAACTCTAAAACTCCAAATTTAGATAAATTTATAGCGTCTTTAGGCATCGAACATATAGGCGAAGTTGCCGCTAAAAAAATAGCAAATAATTATGGAGATAGGTGGCTTGAATTAACTCTTGAAGAGCTTTTAGCTTTAGACGGATTTGGTGAAGCTATGGCTCTTAGTTATCTTGAGTTTATGAGAGTAAATTTAGAAAAAATAAAAGAACTTTTAGAATTTATCACTCCAAAAATGCAAAATTTAGAGTTAAAAACAAATATATTTTCAGGAAAAACAGTAGTTATAACAGGTACTTTGTCTCGCTCTAGAGATGAGTTCAAAGCAGAACTAGAAAGTTATGGTGCTAAAGTATCTAGCTCGGTGTCTAAAAAAACGGATTTCGTATTATATGGAAATGAAGCCGGAAGTAAGCTAGAAAAAGCAAATGAATTAGGTGTAAGAGCAATAGATGAGAGTGAGTATGAAAGTTTAAAATGA
- the folP gene encoding dihydropteroate synthase, translating to MRVFKIDANSGFESICYTIKPQKAGLNIMKQKSHLNFFYIKDIKRAAANILKQDALSIGAELVSSKETVLGGDELENALLIANDKQISYLAKKELMQDFGLKTLAKFISKEFRKPDNPLIMGVLNFNEDSFNPSSRTNIHEAVFKIEKMINDGASYVDIGMVSSRPGSQYIGSEHEFNRVKPVIDEIYSNKLHEKVKLSLDSFDEKCLRYALERGFSMINDISADCSLATLAKEFGASYCLMHKKGDPQTMQQNVCDCEILSEVDDFFSKKLEILESLGAKDIYLDVGIGFGKTPRDNMILIKHLEHFLHFGYPLFVGASRKSVIDFYSKSSVEQRLAGTLFLHLNAFYNGASIVRVHDVGEHAQMFKLALAYRDLDIEG from the coding sequence ATGAGAGTTTTTAAGATAGATGCAAATAGTGGATTTGAAAGTATTTGCTATACCATAAAGCCTCAAAAGGCAGGGCTAAATATCATGAAACAAAAGAGCCATTTGAATTTTTTTTATATAAAAGATATAAAAAGAGCCGCAGCAAATATCTTAAAACAAGACGCTTTGAGTATAGGTGCCGAGTTGGTTAGTTCAAAAGAAACGGTTTTAGGCGGAGATGAACTTGAAAATGCACTTCTTATAGCAAATGATAAGCAAATTTCTTATTTAGCTAAAAAAGAGTTAATGCAAGATTTTGGACTGAAAACTTTAGCTAAATTTATCTCAAAAGAGTTCAGAAAACCGGATAATCCTCTTATTATGGGTGTTTTAAATTTTAATGAAGATAGTTTTAATCCGAGTAGTAGAACAAATATACATGAGGCTGTTTTTAAGATAGAAAAAATGATAAATGATGGCGCCAGCTATGTTGATATCGGTATGGTAAGTTCTCGTCCAGGAAGTCAATACATAGGTAGCGAACATGAATTTAATAGAGTTAAGCCGGTTATAGATGAAATTTATTCAAATAAATTGCACGAAAAGGTAAAGTTGAGTCTCGATAGTTTTGATGAAAAGTGTCTTAGGTACGCTTTGGAGCGTGGATTTAGTATGATAAACGATATAAGTGCAGACTGTTCGTTAGCCACGCTTGCAAAGGAATTTGGCGCTAGTTATTGTCTTATGCATAAAAAAGGCGATCCGCAAACTATGCAACAAAATGTTTGCGACTGTGAAATTTTAAGTGAAGTTGATGATTTTTTCAGTAAAAAGCTGGAAATTTTAGAAAGTTTGGGAGCAAAAGATATATATCTTGATGTTGGAATAGGATTTGGAAAAACGCCTAGAGATAATATGATTTTGATAAAGCATTTGGAGCATTTCTTGCATTTTGGTTATCCTCTTTTTGTCGGAGCTAGCAGGAAATCGGTTATTGATTTTTACTCTAAGAGCAGCGTTGAGCAGAGATTAGCCGGAACGCTATTTTTGCATCTTAATGCGTTTTATAACGGAGCTAGTATAGTGCGCGTTCATGATGTTGGCGAACATGCGCAGATGTTTAAATTAGCGCTTGCTTATAGAGATTTAGATATTGAGGGTTAG
- a CDS encoding DNA polymerase III subunit delta': MHSKIIISSDFSSVKDELIRDIKPNFLRIFEYDNFLVDDAKEIINEAYIAEIEEKVIVIMAFKFGIEPQNALLKILEEPPKNSIFILVAPSKNSLLPTIRSRLMIENRKLNLQRAATGLNLKKLELKDIYNFIEQSISLEKVDKLNKTSLLNLVKSIVCEAIDSGASFSVEDYRYFYKIYRLVDLNAKSTQVLTPLLLLIMQRMR; this comes from the coding sequence TTGCATAGTAAAATCATAATCTCAAGCGATTTTAGTAGCGTTAAAGATGAGCTTATAAGAGATATTAAGCCTAATTTTTTACGTATTTTTGAATATGATAATTTTTTGGTCGATGATGCAAAAGAGATTATAAATGAAGCTTATATAGCTGAGATAGAAGAAAAAGTTATAGTGATAATGGCTTTTAAATTTGGGATTGAGCCGCAAAATGCACTTCTAAAGATACTAGAAGAACCTCCAAAAAATAGCATTTTTATCCTTGTAGCGCCGTCTAAAAATAGTCTTTTGCCTACTATTCGTTCAAGACTTATGATAGAAAATAGAAAATTAAATTTACAAAGAGCGGCTACTGGTTTAAATTTAAAAAAACTAGAGCTTAAAGATATATATAATTTTATAGAACAAAGTATATCTTTAGAAAAAGTCGATAAACTAAATAAAACTTCTTTGCTAAACTTAGTAAAGTCGATAGTTTGCGAAGCTATCGATTCTGGAGCTTCTTTTAGTGTTGAGGATTATAGATATTTTTATAAAATTTACCGTTTAGTTGATCTAAATGCAAAATCGACTCAAGTTTTAACGCCGCTTTTATTACTGATTATGCAAAGGATGCGATGA
- a CDS encoding HobA family DNA replication regulator: MTDFIKWSLEAIRDEGSLMSWMEERRVEWAPLLASRVKYLFEGVTFIVISDEERDWFESYFLRNINRRDNARPILPFVSLKSLYPSFNEINSKEEISLLEDMLSIAFPNGFIYFYVGKSSSKLSLIAKSKDDSYMWLFDEQAQNSFYLSSNDDLLDIKLLSLFRLFNKSIDAVLFGKVSL; this comes from the coding sequence ATGACTGATTTTATCAAGTGGAGCTTAGAAGCTATAAGAGATGAAGGCTCTCTTATGAGCTGGATGGAAGAAAGACGCGTGGAGTGGGCTCCACTGCTTGCTTCTAGAGTAAAATATCTATTTGAAGGCGTTACATTTATAGTTATTAGCGATGAGGAAAGAGATTGGTTCGAGAGCTATTTTTTAAGAAATATTAATCGTAGAGATAATGCTAGGCCGATACTTCCTTTTGTATCTTTAAAATCGCTTTATCCGTCATTTAATGAGATAAACTCTAAAGAGGAGATAAGTCTTTTAGAAGATATGTTAAGTATCGCTTTTCCAAATGGATTTATATATTTTTATGTAGGAAAGTCAAGTTCAAAATTATCTTTGATAGCAAAAAGCAAGGATGATAGCTATATGTGGCTTTTTGATGAGCAAGCGCAAAATAGCTTTTATCTAAGCTCGAATGATGATTTGCTTGATATTAAACTTCTATCTTTATTTAGACTTTTTAATAAAAGTATAGATGCTGTTTTGTTTGGTAAAGTAAGTTTATAG
- a CDS encoding aspartate kinase, with the protein MLIVQKYGGTSVGVLERIEEVAKRVIETKKAGNDVVVVVSAMSGVTNKLIEYAEYFTKNEPCSADMDMLLSSGERVTSALLSIALNEKGYSSIAMSGRAAGILTDSTYTKARIISIDNSNMKKAISEGKIVVLAGFQGVDANGYVTTLGRGGSDLSAVAIAGALNADLCEIYTDVDGVYTTDPRIEPKAKKLEKISYDEMLELASMGAKVLQNRSVELAKKLNVSLVTRSSFNNNEGTLITGEANMENNSMEQALISGIALDKNQARVTMRGVVDKPGVAAGIFKKLAEKNINVDMIIQNTSHEDGTTSLGFTVPQNEMEAARSVVDGVAKSVEIDSDVVKVSVVGVGMKSHSGVASLAFSTLANESINIQMISTSEIKISMIVASKYGELAVRALHKAYELDN; encoded by the coding sequence ATGCTTATAGTTCAAAAATACGGCGGAACAAGTGTTGGTGTGCTTGAGAGGATTGAAGAAGTAGCAAAAAGGGTGATAGAGACAAAAAAAGCTGGAAATGACGTAGTAGTCGTAGTTTCAGCTATGAGCGGAGTGACTAATAAATTAATTGAATATGCTGAGTATTTTACCAAAAATGAGCCATGCTCCGCTGATATGGATATGCTATTAAGCTCAGGAGAAAGAGTTACTAGCGCACTTCTATCTATAGCATTAAATGAAAAAGGGTATTCTTCTATAGCTATGAGCGGTAGAGCAGCCGGTATACTTACTGATAGTACTTATACAAAAGCTAGAATTATAAGTATAGATAATTCAAATATGAAAAAAGCCATAAGCGAGGGTAAAATCGTAGTTTTAGCAGGTTTTCAAGGCGTTGATGCAAACGGATACGTTACTACTTTAGGGCGTGGAGGAAGTGATCTTAGTGCCGTTGCTATAGCAGGAGCTTTGAATGCTGATTTGTGTGAAATTTATACCGATGTAGACGGAGTATATACAACCGATCCTCGTATAGAACCAAAAGCTAAAAAGCTTGAAAAGATTAGTTATGATGAGATGCTAGAGCTTGCCAGTATGGGCGCAAAAGTACTGCAAAACAGAAGCGTTGAGCTAGCTAAAAAATTAAATGTAAGTTTAGTTACTAGAAGTAGTTTTAATAATAATGAAGGAACATTAATAACAGGAGAAGCAAATATGGAAAATAACAGTATGGAACAAGCATTAATCAGCGGCATCGCTTTGGATAAAAATCAAGCAAGAGTAACTATGCGCGGTGTTGTCGATAAGCCAGGAGTTGCAGCTGGAATTTTTAAGAAACTTGCTGAAAAAAATATAAATGTAGATATGATAATTCAAAACACGAGTCATGAAGACGGCACTACAAGTCTCGGTTTTACAGTGCCGCAAAATGAGATGGAAGCAGCTAGAAGCGTTGTAGATGGCGTAGCAAAATCTGTTGAAATAGACAGCGACGTAGTAAAGGTAAGCGTTGTCGGAGTAGGTATGAAAAGTCATAGCGGCGTAGCAAGTCTTGCTTTTTCAACTTTGGCTAATGAGAGTATAAATATACAGATGATCTCTACTAGTGAAATAAAAATATCTATGATAGTGGCATCAAAATATGGAGAGTTAGCAGTTAGAGCGCTTCATAAAGCTTATGAGCTAGATAACTAA
- a CDS encoding RNA pyrophosphohydrolase, with protein MDKEKNYRPNVAAVILSPTYPLECKILIAQRYDIIGAWQFPQGGIDKGEVPRDALLRELGEEIGTSDVEILCEHPEWLSYDFPQNIAKKMAPYDGQTQKYFLVRLKPMAKINLNTKNPEFNDYRFVMQNEVLESVNHFKKNVYNKVLKYFKEEGYI; from the coding sequence ATGGATAAAGAGAAAAACTACAGACCAAATGTAGCAGCAGTTATCCTATCTCCAACTTATCCGCTTGAGTGTAAAATTCTTATAGCTCAAAGATATGATATAATCGGTGCATGGCAGTTTCCTCAAGGTGGAATTGACAAAGGAGAAGTCCCAAGAGATGCACTTTTAAGAGAACTAGGAGAAGAGATAGGCACTAGTGATGTTGAGATTTTGTGTGAACATCCGGAATGGCTTAGTTATGATTTTCCACAAAATATAGCTAAAAAAATGGCTCCATACGATGGTCAAACGCAGAAATATTTTTTAGTAAGACTTAAGCCGATGGCAAAGATAAACTTAAATACTAAAAATCCAGAGTTTAATGATTATAGGTTTGTTATGCAAAATGAAGTTTTAGAAAGTGTTAATCATTTCAAAAAAAATGTATATAATAAGGTACTGAAATATTTTAAAGAGGAGGGGTATATTTAA
- the hemW gene encoding radical SAM family heme chaperone HemW — MQIYIHIPFCESKCPYCAFGSHSDKFSLTKRYFSALKSEIKESILNLNKKISTIFIGGGTPSSVEAGFYSDIFEIIKPKLAKNCEITTEANPNSASLKWLLEMRELGVNRVSFGAQSFNEKKLKLLGRIHSKNGISKAVQNAKIAKFNNINIDLMYGTKLDTKKLLLTEVENIFNLNISHVSAYSLMLEENTPFFERINLKKDSPALAKFMIQELENIGHKQYEISNFGKPCLHNIGYWKQKDYLGFGAYAVGTIGEKRFYSTPNLEAYIKNPLEKSVENLSKNDKLNEHIFLGLRSIVGVKISNLNDLQLQKANILAKKNRIYIKNGRIFNKNFLLSDEIYLFLT; from the coding sequence TTGCAAATCTACATACATATACCATTTTGCGAATCAAAATGCCCTTACTGCGCTTTTGGTTCTCACAGCGATAAATTTAGTTTAACAAAGCGCTATTTTAGTGCGCTTAAAAGTGAAATAAAAGAATCTATTTTAAATTTAAATAAAAAAATAAGTACGATTTTTATAGGCGGCGGTACGCCTAGTAGTGTCGAGGCTGGATTTTATTCGGATATTTTTGAAATTATAAAACCGAAACTTGCTAAAAACTGTGAAATAACAACCGAAGCAAACCCGAACTCAGCAAGCTTAAAATGGCTTTTGGAAATGAGAGAGCTTGGAGTAAATAGAGTAAGTTTCGGAGCTCAAAGTTTCAATGAAAAAAAGCTTAAGCTACTTGGTAGAATCCATTCAAAAAACGGTATTTCAAAAGCTGTGCAAAACGCTAAAATAGCTAAATTTAACAACATAAATATAGATCTAATGTACGGAACAAAACTTGATACGAAAAAACTTCTTTTAACCGAAGTTGAAAATATTTTTAACCTAAATATATCTCACGTTTCAGCATATTCTTTAATGCTAGAGGAAAATACTCCGTTTTTTGAACGTATAAATCTCAAAAAAGACAGTCCTGCATTAGCTAAATTTATGATACAAGAGTTGGAAAATATAGGTCACAAACAGTATGAAATATCAAATTTCGGAAAACCTTGCTTGCACAATATAGGTTACTGGAAGCAAAAAGATTATCTTGGATTTGGAGCTTACGCAGTAGGAACTATAGGAGAAAAACGATTTTATTCTACACCGAATTTAGAAGCTTACATCAAAAATCCGCTCGAAAAATCCGTAGAGAATTTAAGTAAAAACGATAAATTAAATGAGCATATTTTTCTTGGTCTTAGAAGTATAGTCGGAGTTAAAATTTCAAATTTAAATGATTTACAACTCCAAAAAGCAAATATTTTAGCTAAGAAAAATAGAATTTACATAAAAAATGGACGCATTTTTAATAAAAACTTCTTACTTAGTGATGAAATTTATTTATTCTTAACCTAG
- the tatB gene encoding Sec-independent protein translocase protein TatB: MFGMSLPEIIIIAVIAVIFLGPDKLPDAMVKIAKFFKLFKQTVNSAKSTFEQEVKIAELKEDAKKYKENITNAASSVRKKLTFEELDELKSTVSGTKNSINESLADIKKEITKDPLTLLNNDPLNNETLNEQPSKPSPNLNLENKEIKKEA, from the coding sequence ATGTTTGGAATGAGCCTGCCAGAAATAATCATAATAGCGGTTATTGCGGTTATTTTTTTAGGTCCTGATAAATTGCCCGATGCTATGGTAAAAATAGCTAAGTTTTTCAAACTCTTTAAGCAGACTGTAAATAGCGCAAAGAGTACATTTGAGCAAGAAGTTAAGATAGCCGAACTCAAAGAAGATGCAAAAAAATACAAAGAAAATATAACAAACGCAGCTAGCAGTGTGCGTAAAAAGCTGACTTTTGAAGAGCTTGATGAGCTAAAAAGTACGGTTAGCGGCACAAAAAACAGCATAAACGAGAGTTTAGCAGATATCAAAAAAGAGATAACTAAAGATCCTTTAACACTGTTAAATAATGATCCATTAAATAACGAAACTTTAAATGAACAGCCGAGCAAACCATCACCAAATTTAAATTTAGAAAATAAAGAAATAAAAAAAGAGGCATAA
- the tatC gene encoding twin-arginine translocase subunit TatC produces the protein MFEDLRPHLIELRKRLIISAFAIIVCFVVCFNFWNPILAYMSAPLKAVLPDGSNIIFTQVAEPFFTAMKVAFFAGLLLALPVIFWQFWLFVAPGLYENEKKYVIPFVISATFMFLVGAAFCYYFVVPVGFHFLINFGGELFQALPSIGDYVGFFTKLIVAFGISFELPVVTFFLAKLGMIDDKALKGFFRYAVVIIFIFAAIMTPPDVLSQFLLAIPLIALYALSIFIAKMVNPAKKDEEEDMQENREEEQ, from the coding sequence ATGTTTGAAGATTTAAGACCACATTTAATAGAACTTAGAAAGCGACTTATCATCAGTGCATTTGCTATTATAGTATGTTTTGTAGTATGTTTTAACTTCTGGAATCCGATCTTGGCTTATATGAGCGCTCCTTTAAAAGCGGTATTGCCAGATGGAAGTAATATAATCTTCACTCAAGTTGCGGAGCCATTTTTCACCGCTATGAAAGTTGCATTTTTTGCCGGACTTTTATTAGCATTGCCAGTAATATTTTGGCAATTTTGGCTATTTGTGGCACCAGGACTTTATGAAAATGAGAAAAAATACGTTATTCCGTTTGTTATAAGCGCTACTTTTATGTTTTTAGTAGGAGCTGCTTTTTGTTACTATTTTGTAGTTCCGGTGGGATTTCATTTTCTTATAAATTTTGGCGGAGAGCTTTTTCAAGCGCTTCCTAGCATAGGAGACTACGTAGGATTTTTTACGAAACTAATAGTAGCTTTCGGTATAAGCTTTGAACTTCCAGTTGTTACATTTTTTTTAGCAAAGCTAGGCATGATCGATGATAAAGCGCTAAAAGGATTTTTTAGATATGCGGTAGTAATTATATTTATATTTGCTGCTATTATGACTCCCCCTGATGTACTTAGTCAATTTTTACTAGCTATTCCGCTTATAGCGTTATATGCTCTTTCTATATTTATAGCAAAAATGGTAAATCCGGCAAAAAAAGATGAAGAAGAAGATATGCAAGAAAATCGAGAAGAAGAGCAATGA
- the queA gene encoding tRNA preQ1(34) S-adenosylmethionine ribosyltransferase-isomerase QueA: MSDIFSLSSYDYKLPQDLIAAAPTMPKEEARLLVYDRQKDSVCHLKFKNLSEILPECAIIFNDTKVIKARIYGRKDSGAEIQMLLNQPLQNSLFSCYIRGKVKVGTKLKFDLGVEAEVLELKDDSSRIVKFKKNEQILNTSEIYNILSHIGHVPLPPYIKREDTPDDEIWYQSIFAKNEGAVAAPTASLHFNDQMLDDLNKTHDISYITLHVGAGTFKGVEHCDIREHKMHSEFYCISKKAKNIIDSDIKLLGVGTTVTRCIEYYYRTKQPKGFCDLFLHPDNKPLRQDFLLTNFHLPKSTLIMLVASFIGLEKTMEIYKQAVENRYKFYSYGDGMLII, translated from the coding sequence ATGAGCGATATATTCAGCCTTTCAAGTTATGATTATAAACTTCCTCAAGATCTTATAGCCGCCGCTCCGACTATGCCAAAAGAAGAAGCAAGACTTTTGGTTTATGATAGACAAAAAGATAGCGTATGTCATCTTAAATTTAAAAATCTAAGCGAAATTTTACCCGAATGTGCAATAATTTTTAATGATACAAAGGTAATAAAAGCTAGAATTTACGGTCGTAAAGATAGCGGTGCAGAAATACAAATGCTTTTAAATCAGCCGCTTCAAAACTCACTTTTTAGCTGTTATATAAGAGGTAAAGTAAAGGTTGGAACTAAACTTAAATTTGATCTTGGAGTTGAAGCTGAAGTTTTAGAACTAAAAGACGACTCTAGCCGTATAGTAAAATTTAAAAAAAATGAGCAAATTTTAAATACAAGTGAAATTTATAATATCTTATCTCATATAGGTCACGTGCCGCTTCCTCCGTATATAAAAAGAGAAGATACTCCCGATGATGAGATCTGGTATCAAAGCATATTTGCTAAAAATGAAGGCGCTGTCGCAGCTCCAACCGCAAGCTTACATTTTAACGATCAAATGCTTGATGATCTAAACAAAACTCATGATATCTCATATATCACTCTACACGTAGGCGCAGGTACGTTTAAAGGAGTTGAGCACTGCGATATAAGAGAGCATAAAATGCACAGCGAATTTTACTGTATATCCAAAAAAGCAAAAAACATTATAGATTCAGATATAAAGCTTCTAGGAGTCGGAACTACTGTTACTAGATGCATCGAGTACTACTATAGAACCAAACAGCCAAAAGGATTTTGCGATCTATTTTTACATCCTGACAACAAGCCTTTGAGACAGGATTTTTTACTTACAAACTTTCATCTACCGAAATCAACACTGATAATGCTCGTAGCAAGTTTTATAGGACTTGAAAAAACGATGGAAATTTATAAACAAGCCGTAGAAAATAGATATAAATTTTACTCTTATGGCGACGGTATGCTTATAATTTAG
- a CDS encoding RsmB/NOP family class I SAM-dependent RNA methyltransferase yields MSFKDDLYDLVPHDKFSSVWNSFFKPKNVGFFINLLKADEKSVLDELKILGVEFSKFYENFYICKSNFKSILTHCDLFNSGKIYIQNPSSFLAPLTLNAAPGQTVLDMCASPGGKSIALSNFMKKNGYLAAMESDTNRFFTLKSNLKKYNCEWVKTYNKDARSVSRTCYEKFDKILLDAPCSSYSCYNENFKEKSYKEIKNISKLQKQLLNSALNALKSGGEIVYSTCTFYKEENEEVIKNALNSKFKIQILPIDVNLQQVVKSEFGIRILPDDTMDAFFISHLIKL; encoded by the coding sequence ATGAGTTTTAAAGATGATTTATATGATTTAGTTCCGCACGATAAATTCAGTAGTGTGTGGAATAGTTTTTTTAAGCCAAAAAATGTTGGGTTTTTTATAAATTTATTAAAAGCCGATGAGAAAAGTGTTTTAGACGAACTTAAGATTTTAGGTGTGGAGTTTTCTAAATTTTATGAGAATTTCTATATATGTAAATCAAATTTTAAAAGTATTTTGACTCATTGCGATTTATTTAACAGCGGTAAAATTTATATACAAAATCCAAGTAGTTTTTTAGCTCCATTGACGCTAAATGCAGCCCCTGGTCAAACCGTTCTTGATATGTGCGCTAGTCCTGGGGGAAAGAGCATAGCTCTATCAAATTTTATGAAAAAAAACGGCTATCTGGCTGCTATGGAATCAGATACCAATCGCTTCTTTACATTAAAATCAAATTTAAAAAAATATAACTGCGAATGGGTAAAGACATATAACAAAGATGCAAGAAGCGTTTCTCGCACTTGTTATGAAAAATTCGATAAAATTTTACTTGACGCACCTTGTTCTAGCTACTCTTGTTATAATGAAAACTTTAAAGAAAAATCTTACAAAGAGATAAAAAACATATCGAAGCTTCAAAAACAGCTACTAAATTCAGCTTTAAATGCATTAAAAAGTGGTGGAGAGATAGTTTATAGCACCTGTACTTTTTATAAAGAAGAGAATGAAGAAGTTATAAAAAATGCATTAAATTCGAAGTTTAAAATACAAATTCTTCCTATAGACGTAAATTTACAACAAGTAGTAAAAAGTGAATTTGGAATTAGAATTTTACCTGATGATACGATGGATGCATTTTTTATATCGCACTTAATAAAACTTTAG
- the ruvX gene encoding Holliday junction resolvase RuvX has translation MIVAIDVGLKRIGVAVAVLPTVVLPSEPILRKNRNQAAKDTLKMLKEKNATKLVVGLPKGGSCEDEMERRIKHFISLVGFDSEIIYVDEAYSSCEASELSKDSKDGRFDSIAAMVILKRYLNIL, from the coding sequence TTGATAGTAGCTATCGATGTCGGACTAAAAAGAATAGGAGTTGCGGTTGCGGTTTTACCGACTGTTGTACTTCCTAGCGAACCTATTTTACGTAAAAATCGCAATCAGGCGGCGAAAGATACTTTAAAAATGTTAAAAGAAAAAAATGCGACAAAACTAGTAGTCGGCTTGCCAAAAGGCGGCAGCTGCGAGGATGAAATGGAAAGACGAATTAAGCATTTTATCTCTTTAGTCGGTTTTGATTCAGAGATAATTTATGTTGATGAAGCTTATAGCAGCTGCGAAGCTAGCGAACTGTCAAAAGATTCTAAAGACGGTAGATTTGATAGCATTGCCGCTATGGTGATTTTAAAAAGATATCTAAATATTTTGTGA